A genomic stretch from Fusarium musae strain F31 chromosome 9, whole genome shotgun sequence includes:
- a CDS encoding hypothetical protein (CAZy:AA3) has translation MAVKNGAYFDFIIVGGGTAGNIVAARLAENPNARILVVEAGIGTSKDNEEIRTPGLAMDIRGSKYDWAYKTTMIKRDDYERIEKPNTRGKALGGSSSLNYFSWVPGSKGTFDMWEEYGGKEWTWEPLVPYLRKSVTYHDDAGLYPPELKKIGAGGPIPIAHAELMPEMRPFRDLLTKAWKSTGEPVSENIFDGTMRGLVHSVNTIYKGRRSGSFLAVADKPNITIFPEVHSKRLIIDQADRTAKGVTVITASGEELDLYATREVIVSQGVFETPKLLMLSGIGPKAELAKHNIPLLVDSPHVGQHLLDHPGVPFVLKIKDSYSMDSHVLRKGALQDKVMSAYANGHAGPMGSPFLEMIGFPRIDSYLEKSPEYRAAKAANDGLDPFCPYGQPHFELDFIPLFGSAFQWHFPHPNKGSYMTVMVDLVRPVSEGGEVTLNSADPLQQANINLNYFNNDLDIIAMREGIRYSYDVLKNGEGFKDIVEDEYPWDMPLDDDEAMKRTVLDRSQTSFHPCGTARLAKSVEQGVVNPSLQVYGIKNLRVIDASVIPVIPDCRIQNSVYMVAEKGADAIKRDHTDLYH, from the coding sequence ATGGCTGTTAAGAACGGTGCCTATTTCGACTTTATCATCGTCGGAGGCGGTACAGCCGGCAACATCGTCGCCGCCCGCCTCGCCGAGAACCCCAATGCCCGAATCCTCGTCGTGGAGGCAGGCATCGGGACCTCCAAAGACAACGAAGAGATCCGTACCCCGGGTCTCGCAATGGACATCCGAGGCAGTAAATACGATTGGGCCTATAAAACAACTATGATCAAACGCGATGACTATGAACGTATTGAGAAACCGAATACTCGCGGCAAGGCCCTTGGAGGCAGTTCGTCCCTGAACTATTTCTCCTGGGTGCCTGGGTCGAAGGGCACATTCGATATGTGGGAGGAGTACGGTGGAAAGGAATGGACTTGGGAACCTCTTGTTCCTTATCTGAGAAAGAGCGTGACTTATCATGACGACGCTGGGTTATATCCCCCAGAACTCAAGAAGATTGGCGCAGGAGGACCGATTCCAATTGCTCACGCAGAACTCATGCCAGAGATGAGACCATTCCGGGATCTCCTCACCAAGGCTTGGAAATCTACCGGCGAGCCTGTCTCTGAGAATATCTTTGACGGGACGATGCGCGGTTTGGTCCATAGCGTCAACACGATCTACAAAGGAAGGCGATCGGGCAGTTTTCTTGCGGTTGCGGATAAGCCgaacatcaccatctttcCTGAGGTCCACTCGAAGCGTCTTATTATCGACCAAGCGGACCGTACTGCCAAGGGAGTGACTGTCATCACAGCCTCTGGGGAGGAGCTTGATCTTTATGCTACCCGCGAGGTCATCGTATCTCAGGGCGTGTTCGAGACACCAAAGCTCCTTATGCTCAGCGGTATTGGGCCAAAGGCCGAGTTAGCCAAGCATAACATCCCCTTACTCGTTGACTCGCCTCATGTCGGTCAGCATCTGTTGGATCATCCAGGTGTTCCTTTCGTCTTGAAGATCAAGGACAGTTACTCCATGGACAGCCATGTCCTGCGCAAGGGCGCTCTTCAGGACAAGGTCATGTCAGCTTATGCCAATGGCCATGCTGGGCCAATGGGATCACCTTTTCTCGAAATGATTGGGTTCCCTAGAATTGATTCATATCTTGAAAAGTCTCCCGAATACCGCGCTGCAAAGGCTGCGAATGATGGCCTCGATCCTTTCTGCCCTTACGGTCAACCCCATTTCGAGCTTGACTTTATTCCTCTCTTCGGCAGTGCTTTCCAATGGCACTTCCCGCATCCTAACAAGGGAAGTTACATGACAGTTATGGTCGACCTCGTCCGTCCTGTTTCTGAGGGAGGCGAAGTCACCCTCAACAGTGCTGATCCATTGCAACAAGCGAACATTAACCTGAATTACTTCAACAACGACCTCGATATTATCGCCATGCGCGAAGGAATCAGGTACTCTTATGATGTGCTGAAGAACGGTGAAGGTTTTAAGGATATAGTTGAGGACGAATACCCTTGGGACATGCcacttgacgatgacgaggctATGAAGAGGACGGTTCTGGATAGGTCACAAACCTCATTCCATCCTTGTGGTACTGCTCGTCTTGCTAAGAGCGTCGAACAGGGCGTGGTGAACCCTAGTCTTCAGGTGTATGGGATCAAGAATCTTCGAGTCATTGACGCTTCTGTCATTCCTGTCATTCCGGACTGTCGTATTCAGAACTCGGTTTATATGGTGGCTGAGAAGGGCGCTGATGCGATCAAGCGGGATCACACAGATCTCTACCATTGA
- a CDS encoding hypothetical protein (EggNog:ENOG41) codes for MSDPDIRGTKESDPEAQIQRITFQDGPERGREDHDAHRLGRTLSRSLSRRRSHSSSRSRIHPTSPYSGVQIEYRTLSIQVTEAKQTEPTEESKAAGGQKTDEDYFSKLQYHELQTEQLCQQLNVDVGAGLSESSAATRLERDGKNTLPHPKTNYIKRTLKYIFGGFCSVLWVGAIIFFLCWQPLSNPPSNQNLSLAVLILIVIFLQAGFSAFQDWSTAKTMNAILDLLPSFAMVKRDGELKSLPTIGLVVGDVVHLKVGDKVPADLRIVSHSGDIRFDRSVLTGESDEIEGAVDATDANFLESRNIAFMGTTVMNGNGVGVVILTGGRTVMGRIATSTSGVKDSAALIQREITRFVMIIVCMTIILALAILLTWVGWLRVDHHAYMSVPAMLVNVMACVVAFIPEGMPVAVALTLMMVARHMKAVNVLPKGLSTVETLGCVNVICSDKTGTLTQNQMFVSSVAFVDKQFDSSDDFQHLLHGDKVSEPATALQRAALLCNDASFDPTTNHLPLHERTIQGNATDSAVFRFAAYGPSGDSFRKTVPRIFEVPFNSKNKWMLTVFQSDDERGAYRVIIKGAPDILLAGCTKYWSAESNSVETLTRDARIKFQEIQDDASRRAERVIVLCEKFITPRAVAGTNSFSDEITHSAIQDLTVVGMLGIIDPHRPEIPATVEQCRRAGTRFFMVTGDYALTAAAIARNTGIFSCQQDPDTIDSLYAGNQITESEKPKRKARKGDRAEIIKRSLLLEGANLSRLSQEDWDVVCAYEEIVFARTTPEQKLRIVTELRERDNVVAVTGDGVNDAPALRAADVGVAIVTGSDVAIEASDLVLLDRFDSIIDAMRLGRLVFQNLQKVISYLLPAGSWSEIWPVILNVWFGVPLPLSAFLMIIICVFTDLFLSLSLIMEKEEFDLLSLPPRNHKRDHLINRKIYTQAYLFTGFMETITAHAMFFFYMWKYAKMPVSELFFLFEGYTEGYRGYTAAELTKFNNTGQCVYFVTLVFLQWGNILAVRNRRLSIFQASPLSKAHRNPWLILSMLISLCIAIFVTEVPGIQNLFDTESVPIEFWLIPIPLGLGILLVDEIRKFIVRTYPKSFLARIAW; via the coding sequence ATGTCTGATCCTGACATCCGTGGGACCAAGGAGTCTGATCCTGAAGCTCAGATCCAACGCATCACCTTCCAAGACGGTCCTGAGCGCGGCCGTGAAGACCACGATGCACACCGCCTCGGCCGCACGCTCTCGCGCTCCCTATCCCGCCGCCGCTCACACTCCAGCTCACGAAGCCGTATCCATCCTACATCCCCCTACTCTGGCGTTCAGATCGAATACCGCACCTTGTCCATCCAGGTCACCGAGGCGAAACAGACCGAGCCCACGGAAGAATCCAAAGCAGCGGGTGGACAAAAGACAGACGAGGATTATTTCTCGAAACTGCAGTACCATGAACTTCAGACGGAGCAGTTGTGTCAGCAGCTCAATGTAGATGTCGGCGCTGGTCTGTCTGAGAGTTCGGCCGCGACGCGTCTTGAGCGCGATGGAAAGAATACGCTGCCTCATCCCAAGACGAACTACATCAAGCGAACGCTAAAGTACATCTTTGGTGGCTTCTGTTCGGTTCTCTGGGTCggcgccatcatcttcttcctgtGCTGGCAGCCCCTCAGCAACCCCCCCTCGAACCAAAATCTATCCCTtgccgtcctcatcctcatcgtcatcttcctccaggCTGGCTTCTCCGCCTTCCAGGACTGGTCTACAGCCAAGACCATGAACGCCATTCTCGACTTGCTACCTTCTTTTGCAATGGTCAAGCGTGATGGCGAGCTCAAGAGCTTGCCTACTATTGGGCTtgtggttggtgatgttgttcaTCTCAAGGTTGGCGACAAGGTTCCAGCTGATCTCCGAATTGTTAGCCACTCTGGCGACATTCGCTTTGATCGATCGGTCCTCACTGGAGAGTCTGATGAGATCGAGGGTGCTGTTGATGCCACGGATGCCAACTTTCTTGAGAGTCGCAACATTGCCTTCATGGGTACGACCGTTATGAACGGTAacggtgttggtgttgtcatCCTCACTGGAGGTCGTACAGTCATGGGTCGCATCGCTACTTCAACCTCTGGCGTCAAGGACTCAGCTGCCCTTATCCAGCGCGAAATCACTCGTTTCGTCATGATCATCGTCTGCATGACCATCATCCTCGCCCTTGCTATCCTCCTCACTTGGGTTGGCTGGCTTCGCGTTGATCATCACGCCTACATGAGTGTCCCAGCCATGCTCGTCAACGTCATGGCATGTGTCGTCGCCTTCATCCCAGAGGGTATGCCTGTTGCTGTCGCCCTTACACTGATGATGGTCGCTCGTCACATGAAGGCAGTCAATGTCTTGCCCAAGGGTCTATCCACTGTCGAGACACTCGGTTGCGTGAACGTCATCTGCTCCGATAAGACAGGTACTCTCACACAGAACCAGATGTTTGTCAGCTCAGTTGCCTTTGTGGACAAACAGTTTGACTCTTCGGATGACTTCCAACACTTGCTCCACGGTGACAAAGTCAGTGAACCTGCTACTGCTCTTCAACGTGCCGCCCTTCTCTGCAACGATGCATCCTTCGACCCTACCACCAACCATCTACCCCTTCACGAACGCACCATCCAAGGCAACGCCACCGACAGCGCTGTCTTCCGCTTCGCAGCCTATGGTCCTTCAGGCGATAGCTTCCGCAAGACAGTCCCTCGTATCTTCGAAGTCCCCTTCAACTCCAAGAACAAGTGGATGCTCACCGTCTTCCAATCCGACGATGAACGCGGTGCCTACCGCGTCATCATCAAGGGCGCTCCTGATATCCTCCTCGCCGGATGTACCAAGTACTGGTCCGCTGAGTCCAACTCCGTCGAGACACTCACCCGCGACGCGCGCATCAAGTTTCAGGAGATCCAAGATGACGCATCGCGTCGTGCCGAGCGTGTCATCGTCTTGTGCGAGAAGTTCATCACCCCCCGCGCGGTCGCTGGCACAAACAGTTTCAGCGATGAGATCACCCACTCTGCCATCCAAGACCTCACTGTCGTCGGTATGCTCGGCATCATCGATCCTCACCGCCCCGAGATCCCCGCCACCGTTGAGCAATGCCGTCGCGCTGGTACTCGTTTCTTCATGGTCACTGGTGACTACGCCCTCACAGCCGCAGCCATCGCTCGCAACACTGGTATCTTCTCCTGCCAACAGGACCCCGACACCATTGACAGCTTGTACGCTGGCAATCAGATCACTGAGAGCGAGAAGCCTAAGCGTAAAGCCAGGAAGGGCGATCGTGCTGAGATCATCAAGCGTAGCTTGCTTCTTGAGGGTGCGAACCTCAGCCGATTGAGTCAGGAGGACTGGGATGTTGTCTGCGCTTATGAGGAGATTGTCTTTGCGCGAACTACGCCTGAGCAGAAACTCCGTATCGTCACTGAGCTTCGAGAGCGCGATAACGTTGTCGCTGTCACTGGCGATGGTGTTAATGATGCCCCCGCCCTTCGCGCCGCTGATGTTGGTGTCGCTATCGTCACCGGTAGCGATGTCGCCATTGAAGCTTCTGACCTCGTTCTCCTCGATCGCTTCGACTCCATCATCGACGCCATGCGCCTCGGTCGTCTTGTCTTCCAGAACCTCCAGAAGGTCATTTCATACCTCCTCCCCGCCGGTAGTTGGTCAGAGATCTGGCCTGTCATTCTCAACGTCTGGTTCGGTGTTCCTCTTCCCTTGAGCGCATTcctcatgatcatcatctgtGTCTTCACCGATCTCTTCCTCAGTCTCTCCCTCATcatggagaaggaagaattcgatcttctctccctccctccccgcAACCACAAGCGcgatcatctcatcaacagaAAGATCTACACCCAAGCCTACCTCTTCACCGGTTTCATGGAGACCATCACTGCGCACGCCATGTTCTTCTTTTACATGTGGAAGTACGCCAAGATGCCCGTCTCggagctcttcttcctctttgaaGGTTACACCGAGGGATATCGTGGCTACACTGCTGCTGAGCtcaccaagttcaacaaCACTGGACAGTGTGTCTACTTCGTCACTCTTGTCTTCCTCCAATGGGGCAACATTCTTGCCGTGCGAAACCGTCGCTTGAGTATTTTCCAAGCCAGCCCTCTCAGCAAGGCTCACCGCAACCCATGGTTGATCCTCAGCATGCTCATCAGTCTGTGCATCGCCATCTTTGTTACTGAAGTACCCGGCATTCAGAACTTGTTCGACACTGAGTCTGTGCCAATTGAGTTCTGGCTCATTCCTATTCCTCTTGGACTTGGTattcttctcgtcgatgAGATTAGGAAGTTTATCGTGAGGACGTATCCCAAGTCGTTCTTGGCAAGGATTGCGTGGTAG
- a CDS encoding hypothetical protein (EggNog:ENOG41) codes for MWDAIRLRSTAQAVLACVINAGFLPLAISQRRDIAEAIESFKTSTDSNGDHLVNTDMDIWPVIGKILLVIPIIIAVCTLILPISAWYLKQYFSWQSYRNVGADAKMRKIRIIHHIFVMLAKMDIYFIICFDMVFCFPVLGGLRSGGTDFIVNLALLGVALTVIAVSIMFSKSENRIGMCFSIVMYLAMLGYLLYLVIDAQLDERRRSGGSIDSFTAFGCMGILSIFMTTIFAVLCLRNFFGGLKEHLGKHEEAWDPHASAKDFELGNDINFEYKSVPGVRDLDS; via the exons ATGTGGGATGCCATCCGGTTAAGGAGTACAGCGCAGGCGGTGCTTGCGTGCGTGATCAACGCTGGCTTTTTACCCCTTGCTATTTCCCAGCGACGGGATATCGCGGAGGCTATTGAGTCGTTCAAGACCTCGACAGACTCTAATGGCGACCATTTGGTCAATACTGACATGGATATCTGGCCTGTGATTGGCAAGATCCTACTCGTTATTCCTATTATTATCGCCGTCTGCACCCTGATCCTTCCTATCAGTGCTTGGTATCTGAAGCAGTATTTCTCATGGCAGTCATATCGCAACGTCGGTGCAGATgcaaagatgagaaagatACGCATTATCCACCAT ATCTTCGTCATGCTCGCCAAAATGGACATTTACTTCATCATCTGCTTCGATATGGTCTTTTGCTTCCCCGTTCTGGGAGGACTTCGCAGTGGTGGCACCGACTTCATCGTCAACCTCGCCCTTCTAGGCGTTGCACTCACCGTCATCGCCGTGTCCATAATGTTCAGCAAGTCAGAGAACCGAATTGGTATGTGTTTCTCTATAGTCATGTATCTCGCAATGCTTGGCTACTTGCTTTACCTGGTGATAGATGCACAGTTGGacgagagaaggaggagcgGAGGTTCGATCGACTCCTTCACCGCCTTCGGTTGCATGGGCAtcttgtccatcttcatGACAACGATATTCGCCGTGTTATGCTTGAGGAACTTCTTTGGAGGATTGAAAGAACATCTGGGGAAGCATGAAGAAGCGTGGGATCCTCATGCAAGTGCCAAGGATTTTGAGCTTGGTAACGACATCAATTTTGAGTACAAGAGCGTCCCGGGCGTTCGAGATCTGGATAGCTAG
- a CDS encoding hypothetical protein (EggNog:ENOG41), which produces MKFTSILALAGAITPAIAAPAKSDKTCSNPAKRIEWRELDAADQQGYIDAVLCLKTKPSRMGLKSSLYDDFPHLHFQLNSWIHGGAPFLPWHRYFGVVYERALRDCGYEGPYTYWDWTKDTEGLRLSPVMASKNGFGGNGDPENTEISASGSTLKCVSDGPFAKLRPEYLETEPRKLTEGGHCLHRNLPEVDEPDAFATMAKGFGPKGVEEVQASGNWSHYASALEGGPHGSIHACLGGEMNPTTSPNEPLFFMHHAQIDRLWWLWQKENSTRLTEYNGLYKNINQTEQHEVSLDDVLMMGGIDEDLTVGDVMDTTKGPLCYSY; this is translated from the exons ATGAAGTTCACGTCCATTCTCGCCCTCGCTGGCGCTATCACTCCAGCCATCGCCGCTCCCGCCAAGTCTGACAAGACTTGTTCGAATCCTGCAAAGAGAATTGAGTGGCGGGAGCTAGATGCTGCTGATCAGCAGGGCTATATTGATGCTGTTCTATGTCTCAAGACTAAGCCCTCTCGCATGGGTCTCAAGTCCAGCTTGTACGATGACTTCCCTCATCTTCACTTCCAGCTTAACTCATGGA TTCATGGTGGCGCTCCTTTCCTCCCTTGGCACAGATACTTCGGTGTAGTTTACGAGCGAGCTCTTCGTGACTGTGGCTACGAAGGTCCATACAC CTACTGGGACTGGACCAAGGACACAGAGGGCCTTCGTCTCTCCCCAGTCATGGCATCAAAGAACGGTTTCGGCGGCAACGGAGACCCTGAAAATACCGAGATTAGTGCTTCGGGAAGTACACTTAAGTGTGTATCTGATGGTCCATTTGCAAAGCTGCGACCCGAGTACTTGGAGACTGAGCCAAGGAAGCTTACCGAAGGTGGCCATTGTCTTCACCGTAACTTGCCTGAAGTTGACGAGCCTGATGCTTTCGCAACCATGGCCAAGGGCTTTGGACCTAAGGGAGTCGAGGAAGTTCAAGCATCTGGGAACTGGAGTCACTACGCCTCGGCTCTTGAGGGAGGACCTCACGGTAGCATTCACGCTTGCCTCGGTGGAGAGATGAATCCTACTACGTCTCCCAATG AACCTCTGTTTTTCATGCATCATGCTCAAATCGATCGTCTCTGGTGGTTGTGGCAGAAGGAGAACTCCACCAGACTCACTGAGTATAACGGGCTTTACAAGAACATCAACCAGACTGAGCAGCACGAAGTCAGCTTGGACgatgtgttgatgatgggcggTATTGACGAGGACCTTACTGTTGGAGATGTCATGGACACCACTAAGGGGCCCTTGTGCTACAGCTACTAG
- a CDS encoding hypothetical protein (EggNog:ENOG41) has protein sequence MTSKKINVDVLVIGAGPTGLGAAKRLQHLNSVDWLIVDSNETPGGLASTDTTPEGFLFDVGGHVIFSHYKYFDDVINEALPKPDDWYEHQRISYVRYQGLWVPYPFQNNIAVLPKEEQARCLADLIEAAIQARARSPSDKPANFDEWNIRNVGERLNEIFMRPYNFKVWAVPTTKMNSTWVGERVAAPNVKLVTTNAILGKAAGGWGPNATFRFPARGGTGGIWRAVADTLDQSKTRFGDHGAVTKVDADTKTVYLKDGTTIKYGALISTMAVDQLAETMGDAKLQKSLKPLYYSSTNVIGVGIRGKRPDRIGDKCWLYFPEDNAPFYRATIFSNYSPYNQPGQGVKLATKQLANGDKPASSEPAPGPYWSIMLEVSESSYKPVNQATLLEESIKGLINTDLLKPEDEIVSTYVRRFDHGYPTPTLERDAALSEALPYLYDKDILSRGRFGAWRYEVGNQDHSFMQGVEAVDNIISGGLELTLSNPDFVNSRKNTERRLAGIKGARK, from the exons ATGACGTCCAAGAAAAT CAACGTCGATGTGCTCGTTATCGGCGCTGGGCCGACTGGTCTTGGAGCAGCTAAACGTCTTCAACACTTG AATAGTGTTGATTGGCTCATTGTTGACTCAAATGAGACGCCTGGTGGTCTCGCGTCAACCGATACAACCCCCGAGGGCTTT CTCTTCGATGTGGGCGGACATGTCATATTCTCCCACTACAAGTACTTCGACGATGTCATTAACGAGGCTCTTCCCAAACCTGATGATTGGTATGAGCATCAACGCATCTCATATGTCCGTTATCAAGGTCTTTGGGTCCCATACCCTTTCCAGAACAACATCGCAGTCCTGCCCAAGGAAGAACAAGCGCGTTGTCTGGCGGATCTTATTGAAGCAGCCATTCAAGCCCGCGCGCGCTCACCATCTGACAAGCCAGCCAATTTTGACGAGTGGAACATTCGCAACGTTGGTGAGAGGCTGAATGAGATCTTCATGAGGCCTTACAACTTCAAAGTCTGGGCTGTTCCTACGACCAAG ATGAACTCTACTTGGGTTGGAGAACGTGTCGCCGCCCCCAATGTCAAGCTCGTGACCACCAACGCTATTCTTGGTAAAGCAGCTGGTGGATGGGGTCCGAACGCTACGTTTCGCTTCCCTGCTCGTGGTGGAACGGGAGGGATCTGGAGGGCTGTTGCGGATACTCTTGATCAAAGCAAGACTCGTTTTGGAGATCATGGTGCAGTTACAAAGGTTGATGCTGATACCAAAACTGTTTATTTGAAAGACG GAACTACAATCAAGTATGGTGCCCTCATCTCGACCATGGCTGTCGATCAGCTTGCTGAGACTATGGGTGATGCCAAACTTCAGAAGTCACTCAAACCACTTTATTACTCCTCCACCAACGTGATTGGTGTCGGTATTCGTGGAAAGCGACCTGATCGTATCGGCGATAAGTGCTGG CTCTATTTCCCCGAAGACAATGCTCCATTCTACCGAGCtaccatcttctccaactaTTCACCATACAATCAACCAGGCCAAGGCGTCAAACTTGCCACGAAACAGCTTGCCAACGGCGACAAGCCTGCTTCGTCGGAACCTGCTCCCGGCCCATACTGGTCAATCATGCTTGAAGTTTCTGAGTCTTCCTACAAGCCCGTGAACCAGGCCACTCTTCTCGAAGAGAGTATCAAAGGTTTGATCAACACCGACCTACTCAAGCCAGAAGATGAAATCGTCAGCACATACGTTCGTCGCTTCGATCATGGATATCCGACACCGACTCTCGAACGCGACGCTGCTCTGTCCGAGGCCTTGCCTTACCTATACGACAAGGATATTCTGTCTCGAGGTCGCTTCGGAGCGTGGAGGTATGAGGTTGGAAATCAGGACCATAG TTTCATGCAAGGTGTGGAGGCAgtcgacaacatcatctctgGCGGTCTGGAGTTGACACTGTCGAACCCCGATTTTGTCAACTCTCGGAAGAATACTGAGCGTCGTCTAGCTGGTATCAAGGGTGCTCGGAAATAG
- a CDS encoding hypothetical protein (EggNog:ENOG41), with amino-acid sequence MDPLCAIGSVLSLVSLASEFVKIAQRLRGRMDAERKVHLRSLEELEDALRIASTEISKANGMISNSLNVPFTSLKTSKESLHSFCRNPGILLPEDTANLQGMLDYGSTNTDTEEWYKRWKNTFPDPPFYDFGDSSRSIFDEAEAIKSGGSSQVSRVKIHLDRMHGYGGEERGKVAFVVKKMNSGNYQQYAQERDAFQRLSLAQNPHPHIVPLLASYRAESKYHLIFPSADCDLATFWRNQPRPSNDKRTLEWFGGQMRGLADALCTIHGQKEQESGLRGVHGDFKPENILCFSSNDSERWSVSWPVLALTDFGSSYFLTPEEKDFPRGLKHTPVYRAPELDTSTDGITQAYDIWSLGCVFAEAIAWFYEGKAGIVKLIRARLNEEDNNPNRDAFFWLKHDSRWGLTAKLKPEVQRSSLFIDDMLYLVLEGMLKANMSERMSAREILDALTRMCVKLENDPAYSEPRHSEPCRSCDVEMRLDQTVDANYYTNYTTQSEAVTQDTNLTTQSDASSQECSKPLFACPFYAVGVEISGRRVCQDRGFPDVNKTKEYRGRHICRRCYTGFNTDELLQAHAHQEPPCSAKMPKAVTNKLSGEQAFQLRSMKRKSSKESAENRWFDICRIIFPSLNRNLANISPYRGTDSTNSSTGSNAISQYRDHVSNRSPEKYAAELARIGLGVTPEEAAAILELQVRDLENFRHLRPKGYEM; translated from the exons ATGGATCCCTTGTGTGCCATCGGTTCTGTCTTGAGCCTTGTCAGTCTTGCAAGTGAGTTCGTGAAAATCGCTCAGCGTCTTCGCGGTCGGATGGATGCTGAGCGCAAGGTTCATCTTCGCTCATTAGAAGAACTCGAAGATGCTCTTCGCATTGCAAGTACAGAAATCTCCAAGGCCAACGGAATGATTTCTAACAGCCTGAATGTCCCTTTCACAAGTCTAAAAACCTCCAAAGAGTCGCTCCATAGCTTTTGCCGCAATCCAGGTATACTTTTGCCGGAAGACACAGCAAATCTTCAAGGAATGCTCGACTACGGGTCGACTAACACTGACACCGAAGAATGGTATAAAAGATGGAAGAATACTTTTCCTGACCCACCATTTTACGATTTCGGAGACTCTTCCAGGTCCATttttgatgaagctgaggccATCAAGTCTGGAGGATCGTCGCAAGTGTCTCGAGTCAAGATCCACCTGGATCGTATGCATGGCTATGGAGGTGAAGAGAGAGGAAAGGTTGCCTTCGTTGTTAAAAAGATGAACAGTGGGAACTATCAGCAATACGCACAAGAGCGAGACGCTTTCCAAAGACTGAGTCTTGCACAAAACCCGCATCCTCACATCGTCCCTCTTCTCGCTTCCTACCGGGCGGAAAGCAAGTACCATCTGATTTTTCCGTCGGCTGACTGCGATCTCGCGACGTTTTGGCGGAACCAGCCCAGACCCTCAAACGACAAACGTACCCTTGAGTGGTTTGGAGGCCAAATGAGAGGACTTGCAGATGCTCTATGTACTATCCATGGGCAGAAGGAACAAGAGAGTGGTTTGCGTGGGGTCCATGGTGATTTTAAACCAGAGAACATCCTCTGCTTCAGCTCCAATGACAGCGAAAGATGGTCAGTAAGCTGGCCAGTGTTGGCGCTCACGGACTTTGGGTCTTCATACTTCCTGACACCCGAGGAGAAAGACTTTCCGAGGGGGCTCAAACACACGCCAGTCTATCGCGCCCCAGAACTCGACACTTCGACCGACGGTATCACACAGGCCTATGACATCTGGAGTCTCGGCTGTGTCTTTGCGGAAGCCATAGCCTGGTTCTATGAGGGGAAAGCCGGTATCGTGAAGCTTATCCGAGCTCGACTCAATGAAGAAGACAACAACCCCAATCGAGATGCCTTCTTCTGGTTGAAGCATGATTCGCGATGGGGTCTCACGGCGAAACTCAAACCCGAGGTACAGAGA TCATCCCTCTTCATCGATGATATGCTCTATCTGGTGCTGGAAGGGATGCTTAAAGCCAACATGAGCGAGAGAATGTCAGCCCGGGAGATCCTTGACGCCCTGACCCGGATGTGTGTGAAGCTGGAAAACGACCCGGCCTATTCTGAGCCTCGTCATAGTGAGCCTTGTCGTAGTTGCGATGTGGAAATG CGGCTTGACCAAACGGTCGACGCAAACTACTACACCAATTACACAACTCAGAGTGAGGCTGTCACCCAAGACACCAACCTCACCACTCAGAGCGACGCTAGTAGTCAAGAATGCTCGAAGCCGCTCTTTGCGTGCCCATTCTATGCAGTCGGGGTAGAGATCTCTGGCCGCCGAGTTTGTCAAGATCGAGGATTCCCTGATGTCAATAAGACCAA GGAGTATAGGGGCAGACACATCTGCCGACGATGTTACACTGGCTTCAACACCGATGAGCTCCTCCAGGCTCATGCGCATCAAGAGCCACCGTGCTCCGCAAAGATGCCAAAGGCAGTCACAAACAAATTGAGTGGAGAGCAAGCCTTTCAGCTTCGATCAATGAAGAGAAAATCATCGAAAGAAAGTGCCGAGAACCGATGGTTCGATATCTGTCGCATCATTTTTCCAAGCCTCAACCGAAACCTAGCGAATATCTCACCGT ATCGAGGGACCGACTCCACGAACTCCTCCACGGGCTCCAACGCAATCTCCCAGTACAGAGATCATGTTTCCAATCGAAGTCCTGAGAAATACGCGGCCGAATTAGCGAGAATAGGCCTTGGCGTCACACCAGAGGAAGCTGCAGCGATCCTCGAGCTGCAGGTCAGGGATCTTGAGAATTTCAGACATCTTCGGCCCAAGGGTTATGAGATGTAG